One stretch of Chthoniobacterales bacterium DNA includes these proteins:
- a CDS encoding kelch repeat-containing protein: MTPFNLRSPGRIPHQRLFFTLLFLAAGLAFALRCDGASPGFEETGRMAEARSRHTATLLPNGKVLVAGGTRDNQALNSAELYDPTNRTWTATGSLNQARSRHTATLLPNGQVLVAGGVASFFELGSAELYDPASGTWTPTGNLTGRHSHTATLLANGKVLVAGGWHFFLGMSGGGPIQSAELYDPVSGTWAATGSLDKPRFNHTATLLANGNVLVAGTSGWVNYIPPASTELYHPDTGTWTISGSLLAPRSYHTATLLPHGQVLVAGGVREVTGGYVDLGSAELYDPASESWSPTGSLVTAHVGHTATLLDNGKVLVAGGSESSGGALAELYDPSSGAWMTTGSLITGRGGHTATLLSNGDVLVAGGSNGDGYLASAELYVKSTPALLNISTRMNVQTGDKLLIGGFIITGTEPKTVIVRGMGPSVPVPGTLANPVIEVHGGSGEFLASNDNWRDAATMQQISDSGLAPGNDLESALWGVINPGAYTVILSGKDGGTGIGSVEVYDLDAAADSRLANISSRGVVDTGDNAMIGGLIVGGGSPTGTANVIVRALGPSVPVTGALANPTLELHDANGTSIASNDDWKTRPDGSSQQAEIEATTLPPSNDMESALVRRLSPGSYTAIVRGNNGSTGIGLVEIYHLP; the protein is encoded by the coding sequence ATGACCCCATTCAACTTGCGATCGCCAGGTCGAATTCCCCACCAGCGCCTCTTCTTCACGCTGCTTTTTTTGGCCGCAGGATTGGCGTTCGCGCTGCGATGCGACGGCGCGTCGCCTGGCTTCGAAGAAACCGGACGCATGGCCGAGGCCCGCAGCAGGCACACGGCGACGTTGTTGCCCAACGGGAAAGTGCTCGTCGCCGGGGGGACAAGGGATAACCAAGCCTTGAATAGCGCGGAACTCTACGATCCCACGAATCGAACCTGGACGGCCACCGGGAGCCTCAACCAGGCACGATCGAGGCACACGGCGACATTGCTGCCTAATGGCCAGGTGCTGGTGGCAGGAGGAGTCGCCAGCTTTTTTGAGCTTGGGAGCGCGGAACTGTACGATCCGGCGAGCGGAACCTGGACACCGACCGGCAATCTAACCGGGCGCCATTCTCATACAGCGACCTTGCTGGCCAACGGCAAGGTCCTGGTTGCAGGAGGGTGGCACTTCTTTCTGGGCATGAGTGGCGGGGGGCCTATCCAATCGGCGGAACTCTACGATCCAGTGAGCGGAACCTGGGCGGCAACGGGCAGCCTCGACAAACCACGCTTCAACCACACCGCGACGTTGCTGGCCAATGGCAATGTCCTCGTGGCCGGAACTAGCGGTTGGGTGAACTACATCCCCCCCGCGAGCACGGAACTGTATCATCCCGACACCGGGACCTGGACAATAAGCGGCTCCCTACTTGCCCCTCGTAGTTATCACACAGCGACGTTGCTGCCTCATGGCCAGGTGCTGGTGGCAGGAGGAGTCCGAGAAGTCACCGGCGGCTACGTTGATCTTGGGAGCGCGGAACTGTACGATCCTGCGAGCGAGAGCTGGTCTCCGACCGGCAGCCTGGTCACCGCCCACGTTGGACACACAGCGACACTTCTCGATAACGGAAAGGTCCTAGTTGCTGGAGGCAGCGAAAGTAGCGGTGGCGCACTCGCGGAACTGTACGATCCGTCGAGCGGCGCCTGGATGACGACCGGGAGTTTGATCACTGGACGTGGCGGCCACACCGCGACGTTGCTCTCTAACGGCGACGTCCTCGTGGCAGGCGGTAGCAATGGCGACGGCTACCTTGCGAGTGCCGAGCTCTACGTGAAATCCACGCCCGCTCTGCTGAACATTTCCACACGGATGAACGTGCAGACAGGCGACAAACTCTTGATCGGAGGCTTTATCATTACAGGAACAGAGCCAAAGACAGTGATCGTTCGCGGGATGGGGCCGTCGGTGCCGGTACCCGGAACGCTCGCCAACCCGGTGATCGAAGTTCATGGCGGCTCCGGCGAGTTCCTGGCCAGCAACGACAATTGGAGAGATGCGGCGACCATGCAGCAAATTAGCGATAGCGGGCTAGCCCCTGGCAACGATTTGGAGTCCGCGCTCTGGGGTGTAATTAATCCCGGCGCTTACACGGTGATCCTTTCGGGCAAAGATGGTGGGACGGGGATCGGTTCGGTCGAAGTTTACGACCTCGATGCAGCGGCTGATTCGAGGTTGGCCAATATCAGCAGCCGGGGCGTTGTCGACACCGGCGATAACGCGATGATCGGCGGATTGATTGTGGGCGGGGGCAGCCCAACCGGAACGGCCAACGTCATCGTGCGTGCCCTCGGTCCTTCCGTTCCCGTCACCGGGGCCCTGGCCAATCCCACCCTCGAACTGCACGACGCGAATGGAACTTCCATCGCCTCCAACGACGATTGGAAAACCCGGCCTGATGGCAGCAGCCAGCAGGCAGAAATTGAAGCGACCACCCTTCCACCCTCGAACGACATGGAATCCGCCCTGGTCCGACGACTTTCGCCCGGCAGTTACACCGCGATCGTCCGCGGAAACAACGGCAGCACCGGAATAGGCCTGGTTGAGATTTACCATCTGCCCTGA
- a CDS encoding M28 family peptidase — translation MRIAVVLLVLFFLVWVFGVRMPDHNLSKAATLNDSEIALRAELAADVQKLAGEIGERNLNRYPQLLAAADFIEASLAAPGLTPHRVSFELRGRACHNIEAETRGTSPEILVIGAHYDSVFGCPGANDNGSGVAALLALARRFAGKPTGKTVRFVAFVNEEPPYFQTEEMGSLVYAKRCKERGDRITAMISLETIGYFSDAPGSQKYPAAGLGFFYPSKGNFIGFASDTGSRSLLRATVAAFRKAEKLPSEGAALPASIPGIGWSDHWAFWQCGYPAIMVTDTAPFRYPHYHEATDTADKLDYDRFALVVSGLEKTIAELAK, via the coding sequence ATGCGCATTGCGGTCGTCTTGCTTGTTCTTTTTTTTCTGGTTTGGGTTTTTGGAGTCAGAATGCCGGATCACAATCTTTCTAAAGCTGCCACTCTCAACGACAGCGAAATCGCTTTGCGGGCTGAGCTTGCCGCTGATGTCCAGAAACTGGCGGGTGAAATCGGGGAGCGGAATTTGAACAGATATCCGCAGCTGCTGGCCGCTGCTGATTTCATTGAAGCGTCCCTAGCCGCCCCGGGACTGACGCCGCACCGCGTCAGCTTTGAGTTGCGCGGACGCGCCTGTCACAACATTGAAGCGGAGACTCGCGGAACGTCGCCGGAGATTCTCGTGATCGGGGCGCATTACGATTCGGTCTTTGGTTGTCCGGGTGCGAACGACAACGGGAGCGGTGTGGCGGCTTTGCTGGCGCTCGCTCGCCGATTTGCGGGCAAGCCGACTGGAAAGACTGTGCGCTTCGTGGCGTTCGTGAATGAAGAGCCGCCCTATTTCCAAACCGAAGAGATGGGCAGTCTCGTTTATGCGAAGCGTTGCAAAGAGCGAGGGGATCGGATCACGGCGATGATTAGCCTGGAAACGATCGGGTATTTCTCTGATGCCCCTGGTTCGCAGAAATATCCGGCGGCTGGACTCGGTTTCTTCTATCCAAGCAAAGGCAACTTTATCGGGTTCGCCAGCGACACCGGGTCGCGATCGTTATTGCGCGCGACGGTGGCGGCTTTCCGAAAAGCTGAAAAACTGCCCTCCGAAGGCGCGGCGTTGCCTGCGTCCATTCCGGGGATCGGCTGGTCGGATCACTGGGCCTTCTGGCAATGCGGTTATCCGGCCATCATGGTGACGGACACCGCGCCGTTTCGTTATCCGCATTATCACGAAGCCACCGACACTGCCGACAAACTCGATTACGATCGGTTCGCCCTCGTCGTCAGCGGCTTGGAGAAAACGATCGCGGAACTCGCAAAATAG
- a CDS encoding serpin family protein — MKLKPLFTLLLLLIESACRQPEPVPTGDPDLAADATNRFGLDLYRRLAPVDENFGISPYSLETALVMTFAGADGATRKEMVEVLHLAADDDRLHESFHTLRYQLQEVEKNSAKIVSKTKLHEAGEPITLTVANQLFGQKGSDFREPFLNLLKQRHAARPETVDFAGNPSRATHRINAWIADRTHQRLRNVLPPEALNAETRLVVANAIYLKAQWDKPFDAGATELLPFHVRGGETANVPTMTTLLDTCAYVKHDGFVALSVPYFDWNFRFLILVPDDAKGLPELEARITPAILAEKFEIETEKVELSLPKFKFEPATLRLGSTLRDLGMATAFKQGPGGANFDRMAQPNSGLYLGEVFHKIFIAVDEKGTEAAGAGASGGFLGVPPEPVQVKIDRPFFYAIQHLPTFTCLFIGHVTDPR; from the coding sequence GTGAAGCTGAAACCGTTATTTACCCTCCTGCTCCTGCTGATTGAATCGGCGTGCCGACAACCAGAACCTGTGCCGACAGGCGACCCGGACCTGGCCGCAGACGCAACGAATCGGTTTGGCCTCGATCTCTATCGTCGCCTTGCGCCAGTCGATGAGAATTTTGGCATTTCGCCCTACTCTCTTGAGACCGCTCTCGTGATGACGTTCGCCGGCGCCGACGGAGCGACCCGGAAAGAGATGGTGGAGGTGCTCCATTTGGCCGCCGACGATGACAGGCTCCATGAGTCGTTCCACACGCTCCGGTATCAACTGCAAGAGGTGGAAAAGAACAGCGCCAAGATTGTCTCGAAAACAAAACTCCATGAAGCGGGCGAGCCCATTACCCTGACAGTTGCGAACCAACTTTTTGGGCAGAAAGGATCTGATTTTCGTGAACCCTTTCTGAATCTTCTCAAGCAGCGCCATGCTGCGCGGCCTGAAACTGTCGATTTCGCGGGTAATCCGAGCCGAGCCACGCACCGGATAAACGCCTGGATTGCGGATCGAACCCACCAACGGCTCCGCAATGTTCTCCCGCCTGAAGCCCTGAATGCCGAGACACGCCTGGTTGTCGCGAATGCGATTTACCTCAAGGCGCAATGGGACAAACCGTTTGATGCCGGCGCGACGGAGTTACTCCCGTTTCACGTTCGCGGCGGCGAAACCGCGAACGTACCCACGATGACGACCCTTCTGGATACTTGTGCTTACGTCAAACACGATGGGTTTGTCGCACTCAGTGTTCCCTACTTCGATTGGAATTTCCGATTTCTGATTCTGGTCCCGGACGATGCGAAAGGTCTGCCGGAGCTCGAGGCGAGAATAACGCCAGCAATACTTGCCGAAAAATTCGAGATTGAGACGGAGAAGGTGGAACTCTCTCTCCCGAAGTTCAAATTCGAGCCTGCGACGCTACGGTTGGGATCGACCCTGCGAGATCTCGGAATGGCGACCGCCTTCAAGCAGGGGCCCGGCGGAGCAAACTTCGACCGGATGGCGCAGCCAAACAGCGGTCTTTATCTCGGGGAGGTCTTCCACAAGATTTTCATCGCCGTGGATGAAAAGGGCACCGAAGCAGCCGGTGCTGGCGCCTCGGGAGGGTTCCTTGGTGTTCCCCCCGAGCCGGTCCAGGTGAAGATCGATCGCCCATTCTTTTACGCGATCCAACATCTCCCAACCTTTACCTGCCTGTTCATCGGTCACGTCACCGACCCTCGGTAG
- a CDS encoding polyprenol monophosphomannose synthase, with the protein MTTESSLPPIPADARATGETLVIIPTYNESANIAELIHQIFEIAGHLHLLVVDDNSPDGTGEIVEKLKTQYSNLELLRRPGERGLGLALTAGIKRGLDHGYQTIGTMDADLSHNPTYLPKMLSLLEECDLVIGSRYVEDGGTVNWALGRIFLSWLANKFAAALLHVPVHDLTSNYRLYRRSTVEWIRTEEVKSTGYSFEGELLYRAHRLGARIVECPIIFHDRTHGVSKLHRREIYLGAFNLLRLRFSSRQAS; encoded by the coding sequence ATGACAACCGAATCCAGCCTCCCTCCCATTCCCGCGGATGCGAGGGCAACTGGGGAAACTCTCGTCATTATTCCGACCTATAACGAGAGCGCCAATATTGCCGAATTGATTCACCAGATTTTTGAAATTGCCGGCCACCTTCATCTCCTGGTCGTGGATGACAATTCTCCCGACGGAACTGGAGAGATCGTGGAGAAGCTGAAGACCCAATATTCGAATCTCGAGCTTCTGCGCCGCCCGGGGGAACGCGGTCTCGGCCTGGCCCTGACGGCCGGCATCAAGCGGGGGCTCGATCATGGCTACCAGACGATCGGCACGATGGACGCGGACTTGAGCCACAATCCCACTTATTTGCCCAAAATGCTCTCCCTGCTGGAGGAATGCGACTTGGTAATAGGATCGAGATACGTCGAAGACGGCGGCACCGTGAACTGGGCGCTCGGCCGCATTTTCCTGAGCTGGCTGGCCAACAAATTCGCGGCCGCACTCCTCCATGTTCCTGTTCACGATCTTACTTCCAATTACCGGCTCTATCGCCGGTCGACCGTGGAATGGATTCGCACCGAGGAAGTCAAATCGACCGGTTACTCCTTCGAAGGCGAACTCCTTTATCGGGCCCACCGCCTCGGGGCGCGGATTGTGGAGTGTCCGATCATTTTTCACGACCGGACCCATGGCGTATCAAAGCTGCACCGGCGCGAGATTTATCTGGGCGCTTTCAATCTTCTCCGGCTCCGTTTTTCTTCCCGTCAGGCATCTTGA
- a CDS encoding lamin tail domain-containing protein, translating to MKPKLSLLPVVLFLALSAFILPRAMAVSPNIVISQVYGGAGCGTANCSTYGNDYIELFNLSNSAVSVNGWSVQYAAATGTTWQVTNLPNVSIPAGGYLLIAESFSANGMNAIPTPDATGTISMSATTAKVALVNTTTALTGACPTGANIVDFVGYGATANCNETANAPAPSTTTADIRVNFGCIDTDNNSTDFQSSSPTPRNSAGSLHPCSGATPTPTVSPTPTPTTTPTPTPTATPTPGAVRIHDIQGAAHLSPMVGLTVANVPGIVTAKLSNGFYLQDPNPDANDATSEGIFVFTSSAPTVNVGDSLLVGGTVSEFRSGGSGSTNLTNTEIGSPTISVQSTGNSLPAPIVIGTGGRIPPTMVIEDDASGSVETSGVFDPASDGIDFYESLEAMRVQINNAVAAGPTSSFAEIPVLSDDGANASIRTTRGGVVVRANDFNPERVLLDDSILALPTVHVGDHFSGPIIGVMDYTFGNFKLDVTQSITAVPGGLARETTAIPTATQLAIATFNVENLDPGDGAAKFTALASLIVNNLRSPDIIAVEEIQDNNGPTNDSVVDATTTYNTLISAIQSAGGPTYGFRQINPVDDQDGGEPGGNIRVGFLFRTDRGLAFIDRPGGCSTCATTVANGPSGVELSFSPGRIDPTNTAFNASRKPLAGEFSFNGQKLFVIGNHFNSKGGDDPLFGRFQPPTLSSEVQRIQQAQVVNNFVDSILALNSNAKIVVLGDLNDFSFSNPITTLKGGVLNDLIETLPQNERYTYVFEGNSQDLDHILVSNSLFSGSFAYDVVHVNAEFADQISDHDPQIVRLTIPLAPTPTPTPTATPSPNPTATPTSTPTATATATATPTPTPAFVPIIFPIAGTPQSTMVNTTFAARLQAAAAYSGTGSPLIGTQVTFTAPSSGASGSFGTPSEIQNVFVSGSSGTFTLTFNGQTTSPLAFNATAAAVQSALNALPSIGGVGGSVSVATAPGSSYMVTFGGSLGGSDLPQMTGSGSGGASVGIYTAADGGPMISSEVQTITVTGSSGTFTLTFNGQTTSPLPFNATFAQIFNALGGIGVTGSVIRSGSDYIVTFGGNLARTDVSQITGSGSGGTTVSVVTNTTGGIVVGAEIQTVTVSGASGSFTLTFNGQTTSSLAFNATAAAVQSALNALSTIGGVGGSVTVTSSGSIYTVTFGGSLTRTNVAQMTGAGSSGASVAVATTAEGSAGIAMVVADVSGSAIAPSFTANSITGSYTVAATEVGIASPANFLLTNTPIATPTPTATATATPTATATATPTPTVSPTSTPTPTATATPTATATATATPAPTATPTPTPTTQALNLSTRMRVQVGDKVGIGGFIITGSGAKNVVVRAIGPSLTQFGITDVLADPVLELHGPPGFGPFINDNWRDTQIPTPVLAPTHDLESAINATIAPGAYTAVVKGKNNTSGVALVEVYDLTPSSGKLGNISTRAFVDTGDNIVIAGMVLGNGTQVDRVIVRGIGPSLAPAFFPANAVLANPTLELRDENGALILANDDWQDNAAQAAEITAAGLAPSNNLESAIAASLPPGFYTVLLAGLNGGTGIGLVEIYDRGP from the coding sequence ATGAAGCCGAAGTTAAGTCTCCTGCCCGTCGTTCTGTTCCTCGCCTTGTCCGCGTTCATCCTGCCGCGCGCGATGGCTGTCTCGCCCAACATTGTCATCAGCCAGGTTTATGGCGGGGCCGGCTGCGGCACGGCAAATTGTTCCACCTACGGGAACGATTACATCGAGCTCTTCAACCTCAGCAATTCAGCCGTCAGCGTAAACGGTTGGTCTGTCCAGTACGCCGCCGCCACCGGGACAACCTGGCAGGTAACCAATCTGCCCAACGTCTCGATTCCGGCCGGCGGTTATCTTCTCATCGCGGAGTCATTCTCGGCCAATGGCATGAACGCAATCCCGACGCCAGACGCCACTGGCACCATCTCCATGAGCGCCACCACGGCAAAGGTCGCCCTCGTGAATACCACCACCGCCTTGACCGGCGCGTGCCCGACCGGGGCGAACATCGTCGACTTCGTCGGTTATGGAGCGACCGCCAATTGCAACGAGACGGCGAACGCACCCGCACCCAGCACGACGACGGCCGATATTCGCGTGAACTTCGGCTGCATCGACACCGACAACAATTCGACCGATTTCCAGAGCTCCAGTCCGACCCCTCGGAACAGCGCAGGTTCGCTGCATCCCTGTTCCGGGGCGACGCCGACACCTACCGTATCGCCAACGCCCACTCCGACTACTACCCCTACGCCGACCCCCACAGCTACGCCGACACCTGGAGCAGTGCGCATCCATGATATTCAAGGCGCCGCGCACTTATCACCAATGGTTGGGCTAACGGTGGCGAACGTTCCTGGGATCGTCACCGCCAAACTTTCCAACGGTTTTTATTTGCAGGATCCCAACCCGGACGCGAACGACGCGACGTCCGAAGGCATCTTTGTTTTCACTTCGTCGGCTCCCACGGTCAATGTCGGTGATTCACTTTTAGTCGGAGGCACGGTCTCTGAATTCCGGAGCGGCGGCAGCGGTTCCACTAACCTCACGAACACAGAGATCGGATCACCAACCATCTCCGTCCAGTCCACCGGAAATTCTCTCCCGGCGCCGATCGTCATCGGCACCGGCGGACGCATCCCGCCTACCATGGTGATCGAAGACGACGCGAGCGGCAGCGTCGAGACCAGCGGCGTCTTCGACCCGGCCAGCGATGGAATCGATTTCTACGAAAGCCTTGAAGCGATGCGCGTCCAGATCAACAACGCCGTCGCCGCAGGTCCAACATCCTCTTTTGCCGAAATCCCGGTTCTTTCCGATGACGGAGCAAACGCCAGCATCCGCACGACTCGCGGAGGGGTCGTCGTGCGAGCAAATGACTTTAACCCGGAACGGGTGCTTCTGGACGATAGCATCCTGGCGTTACCGACCGTCCACGTTGGCGACCATTTCAGCGGCCCGATTATCGGCGTGATGGATTACACCTTTGGGAATTTTAAGCTCGACGTCACCCAATCGATCACAGCGGTTCCGGGAGGTTTGGCTCGGGAAACGACCGCCATCCCCACCGCCACTCAGCTGGCGATCGCTACCTTCAACGTCGAGAACCTCGACCCTGGCGACGGCGCGGCAAAGTTCACCGCCCTGGCAAGTCTGATCGTCAACAACCTCCGCTCTCCCGATATCATCGCGGTTGAAGAAATTCAGGATAACAACGGACCGACTAACGACTCCGTGGTCGATGCCACTACCACCTACAACACCCTCATCTCAGCGATTCAATCCGCGGGCGGCCCGACCTATGGTTTCCGGCAAATCAATCCGGTGGACGACCAGGATGGGGGCGAGCCGGGCGGTAATATTCGGGTCGGGTTCCTCTTCCGCACCGATCGCGGTCTCGCTTTCATTGACCGTCCGGGTGGGTGTTCAACCTGTGCGACGACCGTGGCGAACGGTCCATCGGGAGTTGAGCTCTCGTTTAGTCCAGGCCGCATCGATCCGACCAACACCGCCTTCAACGCCAGCCGCAAGCCGCTGGCCGGTGAGTTTAGCTTCAACGGCCAGAAGTTGTTTGTGATCGGCAATCACTTCAATTCGAAGGGCGGCGACGATCCGCTCTTCGGCCGGTTCCAGCCTCCTACTCTCAGTTCCGAGGTCCAGCGCATTCAGCAAGCGCAGGTCGTCAATAATTTCGTGGATAGCATTCTGGCGCTGAACTCGAATGCCAAAATCGTCGTCCTGGGGGATCTCAACGATTTCTCTTTTTCCAATCCGATTACGACTCTTAAAGGCGGCGTTCTCAATGACTTGATCGAAACGTTGCCGCAGAACGAGCGATATACCTACGTCTTTGAAGGTAATTCGCAGGATCTCGATCACATTCTGGTGAGCAATAGCCTGTTCTCTGGGTCGTTCGCTTACGATGTCGTTCACGTGAACGCGGAGTTCGCCGATCAGATCAGCGACCACGACCCGCAAATCGTCCGACTGACCATCCCTTTGGCTCCGACCCCGACTCCAACTCCGACGGCAACTCCATCGCCCAATCCAACAGCTACCCCTACCTCAACACCCACTGCCACCGCTACCGCAACGGCGACGCCTACCCCTACTCCGGCGTTTGTCCCAATCATTTTTCCCATCGCGGGTACCCCTCAAAGCACGATGGTTAATACTACTTTCGCCGCTCGCCTGCAGGCCGCCGCTGCCTATTCCGGCACCGGTAGCCCGCTCATCGGTACTCAAGTTACCTTCACCGCGCCGAGCTCGGGAGCGAGTGGATCCTTTGGCACTCCCTCGGAAATCCAAAACGTCTTTGTCTCCGGTTCTTCCGGCACCTTTACTCTTACCTTTAATGGTCAGACCACCAGCCCGCTTGCCTTTAATGCCACGGCGGCGGCGGTGCAGAGCGCTTTAAACGCGTTGCCCAGCATAGGTGGCGTGGGCGGCTCGGTCTCCGTGGCTACGGCGCCCGGCTCATCCTATATGGTCACATTTGGCGGATCATTGGGCGGAAGCGATTTGCCGCAGATGACCGGGAGCGGCAGTGGCGGAGCTTCCGTGGGGATCTATACTGCGGCTGATGGCGGACCAATGATTTCGTCCGAAGTGCAGACGATCACGGTCACTGGTTCTTCCGGCACATTTACCCTTACCTTCAATGGCCAGACGACCAGCCCGCTTCCCTTCAACGCTACGTTTGCGCAGATATTCAATGCGTTAGGCGGAATAGGCGTAACGGGAAGTGTGATACGGAGCGGGTCCGACTATATCGTGACGTTTGGCGGGAATTTGGCTCGAACCGATGTCTCCCAGATCACCGGTTCGGGCAGTGGCGGCACTACGGTCTCGGTTGTGACTAACACTACCGGCGGCATTGTGGTGGGCGCCGAAATCCAAACGGTAACGGTTTCCGGCGCCTCCGGTTCGTTCACCCTCACCTTCAACGGCCAGACCACTTCCTCTCTGGCCTTTAATGCCACGGCTGCGGCAGTCCAGAGTGCGCTGAATGCTTTGTCCACCATCGGTGGCGTCGGCGGCTCGGTTACCGTGACTTCCTCTGGCTCCATTTATACCGTGACTTTCGGTGGATCGTTAACCCGAACCAATGTCGCCCAGATGACGGGGGCCGGCAGCAGCGGAGCAAGCGTCGCCGTCGCCACCACCGCCGAAGGGAGTGCGGGAATTGCCATGGTCGTTGCCGATGTCAGCGGGAGTGCCATCGCACCGAGCTTTACGGCGAACAGTATTACAGGCAGTTACACCGTGGCGGCCACAGAAGTAGGTATTGCCTCTCCGGCGAACTTTCTTCTAACCAATACGCCAATCGCAACCCCAACCCCAACCGCTACCGCTACCGCGACGCCCACCGCTACCGCTACGGCGACACCGACTCCAACAGTCTCCCCAACATCGACGCCAACTCCGACGGCCACGGCGACACCCACCGCCACCGCCACCGCGACTGCAACACCGGCGCCGACGGCGACCCCAACCCCGACACCGACGACGCAGGCATTGAACCTATCGACCCGCATGCGCGTGCAGGTGGGCGACAAGGTAGGCATCGGGGGCTTTATCATTACGGGCAGCGGAGCCAAAAATGTCGTCGTGCGAGCGATCGGGCCGTCGCTGACCCAGTTCGGCATCACGGATGTGCTGGCGGATCCGGTTCTCGAGCTGCATGGCCCGCCGGGCTTCGGGCCATTTATCAACGACAATTGGAGAGACACGCAGATCCCCACGCCTGTTCTGGCTCCGACTCATGATCTCGAGTCAGCGATCAATGCAACCATTGCGCCCGGGGCCTACACCGCGGTGGTGAAGGGCAAAAACAATACCTCCGGAGTCGCGCTCGTCGAAGTTTACGACCTGACGCCGTCGAGCGGGAAACTCGGGAATATCAGCACGCGAGCATTTGTCGACACGGGTGATAACATCGTCATCGCTGGGATGGTCCTGGGCAACGGGACGCAGGTGGATCGGGTGATCGTGCGCGGAATTGGGCCGAGCCTTGCACCAGCGTTCTTCCCGGCGAATGCGGTTCTGGCCAATCCGACGTTGGAGCTCCGAGATGAAAACGGTGCGCTGATCCTGGCGAACGACGATTGGCAGGATAACGCGGCCCAGGCCGCGGAGATCACCGCGGCGGGACTGGCGCCGAGTAACAACTTGGAATCGGCGATAGCGGCATCGTTGCCGCCCGGATTCTACACGGTGTTGCTGGCTGGGTTAAACGGCGGGACTGGCATCGGCCTGGTGGAAATCTACGATCGCGGTCCGTAA